atatactatatatacaaccgatctctatgattttttcagacaacaatacatgctatatacgtaagcaatcggtgaaattggaagcttatagctgttaaaatggggtagaaattgcgaaaagtttcttatctgaacaatcggttgtatgagatatatactatatatataaccgatctcttatgattttttcagacaacaatatatgctatatacgtaagtattcggtgaaatttgaagcttctatctgttaaaatggggctaaaatttgcgaaaatatatatatatatactatatataccaccatatatatactatatataccaccgatctttatgattttttcagacaacaatatatgctatatatgtaagcattcgttgaaatttgaagcctctagctcttaaaatagggcagtaattacgaaaagttccttatctgaacaatctgttgtgggggatatatactatatatacgaccgatctcataaattttttcaggcaataatatgtgcagtatacgaaagtatatggtgaagtttgaagcttcaatctgttaaattgggtaagatattacaaaaatcctctttttctgaaaaatcggttgtatggacgatatatgctatagtggtccgatccggtcggttccgacaaatgtctaatcggagacccaaatacacccgctcaccaaattttatcataaaaaaaaaagggactagtttgcatacaaacagacagacggacagacgggcatggctaaatcaactcagctctccaacctgattatttcggtatacttaatggtgggtctatctattttcctttaaggacttacaattttcggtttcgtgacgaaattaatataccatttcattttcatgaaaggtataatgacaTCGCACACACCATGAATGCAAAAATGTGATGCACTGTTTTGTACTTTCAGCGGCAATGGGTAATGGTCATAATTTGTCTACAAGCCATTGTTGacaaaattctataaaaattaaaatattcaaaGTAGCTTATTATTTACTGTACTTTTGTTTGTATTTATGGAAATATGTATGCACGTCTCTGTATAATCGCCCAGTGCAGTATCAAACTTAATTAGATTTTAACTTAATTCTAGATAACTTGTTGAGTGAATATATTTGCAAATGATAAATGTATAAACAATTGATAAATTGTAAATAGTCACTAAATTTCAATAATTAATTAATCGTACTTAGTTCCTGCATTTATGAAGTGCTTGTACGTGCAGTGGAGTTTTGAAGCATATCGCGTCGTTTTTTCAACTGCTTCGCCTGATCGATGAATCGATTACGTCTGCTCTTGATACGCTCATCCAGTTGAAATTGTAGAACTTCTGACTTTGAGTATAAAGAAAATTGTATTTCTGGCATATTGTAGGAGGCTAGCAAAAAGTTGATCTTTACACGATCTTCAGCGATTTGGCGCAACAACTGTTTGGTTTCATCTGATATTAAAAATTCGTTAAGTGCATCGGTTAGTTGAGTTTCTACGCTGGATGTACCGGCTTTGGGTGCTGGCTTTTGTGATTTATGGGATTTGCTTTCTGCAGCACCCTCGGTATTTGTCTTGGAGTTTGATGTATTTTTAGTTTTTGGTTTGTTAGTGGCaatgtcatcatcatcatctaaAGCTATGGTTTCAAATTCTATTTCCGGACTTGCGCAGAGTGGATGGTGATGACTTTTACGTCTACTACGTTTTGTTTGTTGTGGGGCGCAGGCATTTGATGTACTAGCCGTGGACACCGCACTCGTACTGGAAGTTGTAGCAATGGGGCTGCCCTGCACAACATCAGTTGTAGGCAAAGGTGATGTATTAATTGATGTTACGTCGAAAATTATTAAAGGGGGCGGGGAAACACTTCCAGATGCAGCTGTCACCGGCGCAGTAACAGCGTCCTCCATACAATTTGGTAACGTGGGCATGGCGTTTAGTGGCACATCAATAGGTTGCGAAGTGGCTGATTCGCTGCTTGGTGGAATTTGTGGTGATTCATCTTCGGAATCGTAAATCTCAATTACTTTAGACATTATTTAATCTAAGATATTTACAAATAACAACAATATAAAATTCACAAcagttttattacaaaaacaatttgacATCCAGCTGTCATAAGCTTTGACACAAACCACCCAAAGGTTTCAATGATGCCAGATCTCTATATGCCCTAAATAATACTATATACTCACCATACATAAAACATACAGTCAGACCATTTCATTCTGTTATTTTTTAAGTATTGGGACGGTCCAAAACcgggtaatagtctagaacaggggtcgactgttaTATGCGTCCAACGATATCGGGAGAGTTGTAAACCGATGCATCTTGACGTCAGTATTAATAATTCGAAGACGGAAAATAGAATTTTAACTCGGTCAAAATATATTAACAGAAATCCGATTACTGCGGGTCTCTGAAACTGGGGATGGAAttcacagtatttttgcgcagaacacctttaagCGTTGGCGGCCTTCTGCTGCGCTTATAACAAATTGCCTTGGCCGGTAGTCCACCAATGGGATGGCATCAAAATTAAATCCATGCAAAATCCTTGTgtacataaaattttttcagtGCATAACAACCTTaccacaaccacatgaaaattgtcaacttcaactgcaaatatctccgcacagagatacaatttttcaggcatgcttaaccaacgaaccgatatcatttcgttacgataattaacgttagtaaacgaaacaaagtcatttcgtttcgtttattaacgttaagaacgtcaaattaacgaaatgattttgtttcgttttctgccatatcaaaacgaaatcaaatcgtttatgttgattattaatttcaaactatgctggcaaagctgattgatggcggagtcattaaagatgaaagcattagccaagctgattgcaacttttctcatgaattttgacagtacgaacatttctcagagtatttttgacattaccaccaacgaattacacaaacaaattacatggagtttgtgtgtgtatgtccgctcgctgttaccaccttactgcttcaccatggctatagcattgccagcgcaattcaaacacaaagtatcacgtttttgttaacatttttaacgttaacgaaagcttttcgtttcggttaaaaacgagatacaatttatcttgataattactttatcgataatatttcgaagtgtttcaacggaaacggtggaaattttttgataaacgattagcttcacgttaaggtgcatccctgcaatttttcttttccgccttcggattattgttgtttttCGACACCTTTCTCGTTTTAGCAGTCTACCtgtgttctagacttttacccaaaacCGAAAAATGTTTCTTCATTATAAATTGGCGTCCCAGTTGGCAAACGCAAAAATTTGGCATACCATTTCCACAAATTTTTCTCCTTTTTCACTTACGTTTagtcgtttaaacggttatggccgcttCTTCGCCCTACCAACTGTCCAAAAtagaatttattggcaaaagtgattCTTCGCTTTTGAGATAAAATTTGTCACTGCTATTTAACAtaccttcaaaaaacgcgagtactctataaataatgtaaggaatactcctttgggagtataggacttctccaaatctaatctgtattcatacaaaaaatgtgctccaattaacattgcgatgtcctaggagaggagtaggtgatcccactctcgctttgtttgtgagtattccatagagtacgtACGTGAGAGTccattccaaagtactttcactgtagtactccatggagcacccacagaggatcatatgccaaagtactaaaggcgaattgtgttgtcggaaagaattataggagtgaatttaatttaaaatgaaagtaaatgaagaggcgcaatacaacttttatattttatactacgaatattcttatgttatttaccatttgcgtgaataaagaaactaatatttctctatactataagctggagacattggtgctttatcggtaaccgtatcggtaaccttttaacagctgattcgaccaatcttatgagaatcaatgcaatcgattattggtgccgctaaggtcgtaaccgtatcgtagccaaccaattcccttcaaaaaacgcgagtactccataaataatgtaaggaatactcctttaggagtataggagtattccaaaactaatctgtattcatacaaaaaatgtgctccaattaccattgcgatgtcctaggagaggagtaggtgatcccactctcgctttgtttgtgagtattccatagagtacatacgtgagagtactttccaaagtacattcactgttgtactccatggagcacccacagaggatcatatgccaaagtactaatgAGGAaatgtgtcggaaagaattatcggagtgaatttaatttaaaatgaaagtaaatgaagaggggcaatacaacttttatattttttactacgaatattcttatgttatttagcatttgcgtgaataaagaaactaatatctctctatactatagtatatatacataaaaccagGGCGCATTTTATCatagttgccatagtaaaattttattatcagttatttgtatgcaatattttacttttggcaactctgttcgatcgtcatcgtgtcgtgatcacggtcgttaaaaaacgagcaatgatcggctgatgatggtccgcaaacgcattgcaaaggagtattattagagtactccaacatg
The DNA window shown above is from Eurosta solidaginis isolate ZX-2024a chromosome 2, ASM4086904v1, whole genome shotgun sequence and carries:
- the LOC137242181 gene encoding uncharacterized protein, which produces MSKVIEIYDSEDESPQIPPSSESATSQPIDVPLNAMPTLPNCMEDAVTAPVTAASGSVSPPPLIIFDVTSINTSPLPTTDVVQGSPIATTSSTSAVSTASTSNACAPQQTKRSRRKSHHHPLCASPEIEFETIALDDDDDIATNKPKTKNTSNSKTNTEGAAESKSHKSQKPAPKAGTSSVETQLTDALNEFLISDETKQLLRQIAEDRVKINFLLASYNMPEIQFSLYSKSEVLQFQLDERIKSRRNRFIDQAKQLKKRRDMLQNSTARTSTS